TGATCCGGCTACGGGCGGAGGTGGCGTTTTCCGAGATGTTGGTCAGGTTGCTGATGGTGTTGTCGAAACGGTTCTGTACCGCACCAAGGTCCGCTCGCTGGCTGTCGATGTTGGCCAGCGCCTGGTCGATCACCGACAGGGCTTTCTGGGCACCGTCAGCGGTGGAGATGTCGACGTCGGAGACCTGGCTCAGCGTGGACTTGGTGGCACCGAAGATCGCCGTGGTATCGCCGGTCATGGCGAAGGTCGTCGGCGAATCCAACTTGACATAGCCCATGCCCTGGCCACCATTAGCCCTGACATCGACCGCGGCGCTGTAGGTACCGTCGGACCTCTGCGAGGCGACGTTAATGTTGCCTGAAGCGGTGCTGCCGGTGTCTTTGCCGAATGTGATGTTCTCACCGGTTGCCGAGGTGATGGTCAGCTTCCTGGCTTGGCTATCGTAGTTGGCGGTGACACCCAACTTGGCGGCGTTGGCGTTGATCTGGTCGGCCATGTCCTTGGTGCTGGTCACCCCCACCAGGTTCAGCGAATTGCTACCGACCTGCATGGTCATGTTGGCCGAACCGCTGGAGATGGTGTCGGTCACGGTCAGGACGGTACGTGCCGAAGCAGAGAGACCAGGGATCTGGCCGTTCATATTCCCTGCGATGGTCTTGGCGGAGTCACCGGAAGCATAGGTCACCGCCGTACTTTTGCCGCCCCCTACCAGGGTGATGCTGCCACTGGAAGTCAAGGCGCTGCCGCTACCGGCAACCACGCTACCGGCAGTGGTACCAGCAGAGCTACCAGAACTGCTGCCAACCTGGTTGGAACCCAGAGCGGTGGCAGAGGTGTCCTTCAGGGTAACGTCGATGGTTTCGTAGGCGTTGGCGCCGATCTGGAAGCTGGTGGTGCCGAAGGAGCCGTCCAGCAGCTTGCGGCCACCGAAGGTGGTGGTCTGGGCGATACGGGTCAGTTCGTTCTGCTGCGCGGTCACTTCCTTCTGCAGGGCGGCACGGTCGGCATCGCTGTTCGAGCCGTTGGCGGACTGCACGGCCAGGTCGCGGATACGCTGCAGGATGTTGGTGGACTGCTGCATGGCGCCCTCAGCGGTCTGCGACAGGGAGATGCCGTCGTTGGCGTTGCGGGTCGCCTGGTTCAGACCGTTGATCTGGTTGGTCAGACGGTTGGAGATCT
The window above is part of the Pseudomonas oryzihabitans genome. Proteins encoded here:
- a CDS encoding flagellin; protein product: MALTVNTNIPSLNTQRNLQNASSSLATSMQRLSTGSRINSAKDDAAGLQISNRLTNQINGLNQATRNANDGISLSQTAEGAMQQSTNILQRIRDLAVQSANGSNSDADRAALQKEVTAQQNELTRIAQTTTFGGRKLLDGSFGTTSFQIGANAYETIDVTLKDTSATALGSNQVGSSSGSSAGTTAGSVVAGSGSALTSSGSITLVGGGKSTAVTYASGDSAKTIAGNMNGQIPGLSASARTVLTVTDTISSGSANMTMQVGSNSLNLVGVTSTKDMADQINANAAKLGVTANYDSQARKLTITSATGENITFGKDTGSTASGNINVASQRSDGTYSAAVDVRANGGQGMGYVKLDSPTTFAMTGDTTAIFGATKSTLSQVSDVDISTADGAQKALSVIDQALANIDSQRADLGAVQNRFDNTISNLTNISENATSARSRIKDTDYAAETANLSKNQVLQQAGTAILAQAKQLPQSVLSLLQ